In Haloplanus rubicundus, one DNA window encodes the following:
- a CDS encoding DUF7511 domain-containing protein, with protein sequence MSSVPPESDDWEPFRPAHDEAFVANITERADDVETCSISPLPRSEGMLESEWITATEGSFVPLDDMR encoded by the coding sequence ATGAGTTCCGTTCCCCCTGAATCGGACGACTGGGAGCCATTCCGGCCAGCACACGACGAAGCGTTCGTGGCGAACATCACAGAACGAGCGGACGACGTGGAGACGTGTTCGATATCGCCGCTGCCGAGGAGCGAGGGGATGTTGGAGTCCGAGTGGATCACCGCCACGGAGGGATCGTTCGTCCCACTCGACGACATGCGCTAA
- a CDS encoding erythromycin esterase family protein — MTLQDRTSWTEPGDIDAAVADVRSTAHGLEQPSDLDRLVEQFGDRKYVLLGEASHGTTEYYRWRTRLTARLVQEKDFSFVAVEGDWTDCYEINRFVKGLPESPETIRDALEAFERWPTWMWANWETLEFLDWLERHNQRLPEDDRIGFYGLDVYSLFESMDAVVDYLEDVDPDAAAEAKAAYRCFEPYGEDAQEYARALQMVPETCEDEVVELLTRLREQVAAYDHSRDDYFNAEQNALVAKNAEQYYREMVRGEVDSWNIRDRHMVETLERLQKHHGSDSKGIVWAHNTHIGDARATDMEARGRLNVGQLVREHEGSADVALIGMGSHQGTVIAADSWGARLEEMTVPPAQEGSYEHVFERAGGGDCFLVTGELSDDSPLTRPRGHRAIGVVYHPAHEAGNYVPTVLPDRYDAFIYLDETSALHPLDVHADIEAIPDLYPWGF; from the coding sequence ATGACGCTCCAGGATCGCACGTCGTGGACCGAACCGGGCGACATCGACGCGGCCGTCGCCGACGTCCGCTCGACGGCGCACGGACTGGAACAGCCCTCCGATCTGGATCGTCTTGTCGAGCAATTCGGAGATCGAAAATACGTGTTGCTGGGGGAAGCTTCGCACGGCACCACGGAGTACTACCGCTGGCGTACGCGGCTGACGGCCCGACTCGTCCAAGAGAAAGATTTCTCGTTCGTCGCTGTGGAGGGTGACTGGACGGACTGTTACGAGATCAATCGGTTCGTCAAGGGTCTCCCGGAGTCCCCCGAGACGATCCGCGACGCTCTCGAGGCGTTCGAACGGTGGCCGACATGGATGTGGGCGAACTGGGAGACCCTCGAATTCCTCGATTGGCTGGAGCGTCACAACCAGCGTCTCCCCGAAGACGATCGAATCGGGTTCTACGGCCTCGACGTGTACAGCCTGTTCGAGTCGATGGACGCAGTCGTGGATTATCTCGAAGACGTAGACCCGGATGCGGCAGCCGAGGCCAAGGCCGCCTACCGGTGTTTCGAACCGTACGGTGAAGACGCACAGGAGTACGCGCGGGCGCTCCAGATGGTTCCCGAGACCTGCGAGGACGAGGTGGTGGAACTGTTGACGCGGCTCCGCGAGCAGGTCGCAGCGTACGACCACAGCCGCGACGACTACTTCAACGCCGAACAGAACGCCTTGGTCGCAAAAAACGCGGAACAGTACTACCGAGAGATGGTTCGTGGCGAGGTCGACTCCTGGAACATCCGGGACCGGCACATGGTCGAAACGCTGGAGCGTTTGCAGAAGCATCACGGATCGGATAGCAAGGGCATCGTCTGGGCCCACAACACCCATATCGGTGACGCTAGAGCGACCGACATGGAAGCACGGGGACGACTCAATGTCGGCCAACTCGTTCGCGAACACGAAGGCAGCGCCGACGTGGCGTTGATTGGTATGGGTTCACACCAGGGCACGGTGATCGCCGCGGATTCGTGGGGCGCACGGTTGGAGGAGATGACGGTCCCACCCGCACAGGAGGGAAGTTACGAACACGTCTTCGAGCGGGCGGGTGGAGGCGACTGTTTCCTCGTAACCGGGGAGCTTTCCGACGACTCGCCGCTCACCCGACCTCGGGGGCATCGCGCCATCGGTGTCGTGTATCACCCGGCTCACGAAGCCGGGAACTACGTGCCGACGGTTCTTCCCGACCGATACGACGCATTCATCTATCTCGACGAGACGAGCGCCCTCCATCCGCTCGATGTCCACGCCGACATCGAGGCGATCCCGGATCTGTACCCGTGGGGATTCTAA
- a CDS encoding SLC13 family permease, whose protein sequence is MPAATVGTFLVFLIILAALVLFVTEPVPIDVTAIGIMVTLMILGPWTGVSPREGVSGFSNPATITILAMMILSEGVRRTGAIQRLEKTVASYTGESEHKQLGATVGLVGPLSGIINNTAAVAVLLPMVSDLAHENGTSPSKLLIPLSYASMAGGMLTLIGTSTNLLASDVASRLATDYPSLHAFSMFEFTHLGLVVFLVTGVYLLTIGYWLAPSHVTPRSKLETTQKEEFLTEVIVGEESPFIGSTIREALEEVDFEANVTQLIRDGDYHREPRLSMTIREGDTFTIRLTEDALRTLHEVEGIEFVPEVTPPGGLDALGPGQTLIEIVVTAGSDLVGETVESSRFQDQYQTAVLAIRRGGETAYERLTEYRIRPGDLLLIESEPDTVDRLADDPNVIVAGELALQQFRSSKLPIAVGVVLSVVGVAAFGLLPVMVAALGGVMVMIVTGIVKPAEAYGAVQWDVIFLLAGVIPLGRALSETGGADLLGTFVVSTADFLPEIAVLGLFYLLTVAMTNLISNQASVVLLIPVAVDAAARLNANAFAFVLAVTFAASTAFMSPVGYQTNLFVYGPGGYDFSDYARVGGPLQVILGIVTTLGIATFWGI, encoded by the coding sequence ATGCCTGCAGCGACCGTTGGGACGTTCCTCGTCTTTCTGATTATCCTCGCCGCTCTCGTTTTGTTCGTCACCGAGCCGGTCCCGATCGACGTCACAGCGATCGGGATCATGGTCACGCTGATGATACTCGGTCCGTGGACGGGCGTCTCGCCGCGCGAGGGCGTCTCCGGCTTCTCGAACCCCGCAACGATCACGATTCTCGCGATGATGATCCTGAGCGAAGGCGTCCGTCGGACGGGTGCGATTCAGCGTCTCGAAAAGACGGTCGCCTCCTACACGGGCGAGAGCGAACACAAGCAACTCGGCGCAACGGTCGGGCTCGTCGGTCCGCTCTCGGGAATCATCAACAACACCGCTGCCGTCGCCGTCTTGCTGCCGATGGTGAGCGATCTTGCTCACGAGAACGGGACATCGCCGTCAAAGTTGCTCATTCCGCTTTCCTACGCGTCGATGGCTGGTGGGATGCTCACGCTCATCGGAACGTCCACGAACCTTCTGGCCAGCGACGTGGCGAGTCGACTCGCCACCGACTATCCCTCCTTGCACGCGTTCTCGATGTTCGAGTTCACCCACCTCGGTCTCGTGGTATTTCTCGTCACCGGGGTGTACCTCCTTACGATCGGGTACTGGCTTGCTCCGTCTCACGTGACCCCTCGCAGTAAGCTCGAAACGACACAAAAGGAGGAGTTTCTCACCGAGGTGATCGTGGGCGAAGAATCACCGTTCATCGGCTCGACGATCCGGGAAGCGCTCGAAGAGGTCGACTTCGAAGCGAACGTCACCCAACTTATTCGTGACGGTGACTATCATCGAGAGCCGAGACTGTCGATGACGATACGGGAGGGGGACACGTTCACGATCCGGCTCACCGAAGACGCGTTACGGACGCTCCACGAGGTAGAGGGGATCGAGTTCGTTCCGGAAGTCACGCCGCCAGGTGGGCTCGATGCGCTCGGCCCCGGGCAAACGCTCATCGAAATCGTCGTCACCGCCGGGTCCGATCTCGTCGGCGAAACGGTCGAGTCGTCACGGTTTCAAGACCAGTATCAGACGGCTGTGCTGGCCATCCGCCGTGGCGGTGAGACCGCCTACGAACGCCTCACAGAGTACCGAATCCGTCCGGGCGACCTGCTCCTCATCGAGTCCGAACCGGACACTGTCGACCGACTTGCAGACGATCCGAACGTGATCGTGGCTGGTGAACTCGCCCTCCAGCAGTTCCGGTCGTCGAAACTCCCGATCGCAGTCGGTGTCGTGCTCTCGGTCGTCGGAGTGGCAGCATTCGGACTCCTGCCGGTCATGGTCGCAGCGCTTGGCGGCGTCATGGTGATGATCGTGACTGGAATCGTCAAGCCGGCGGAGGCCTACGGGGCCGTCCAGTGGGACGTGATCTTCCTGCTCGCCGGCGTCATTCCCCTCGGCAGGGCGCTGTCGGAGACGGGCGGTGCCGATCTGCTCGGTACGTTCGTCGTCTCCACGGCTGACTTCCTGCCCGAAATCGCCGTTCTCGGGCTGTTCTATCTGCTGACCGTGGCGATGACCAACCTCATCAGCAACCAGGCCAGCGTCGTGTTGCTCATCCCTGTCGCCGTCGACGCGGCCGCTCGGCTGAACGCGAACGCGTTCGCGTTCGTTCTCGCGGTCACGTTCGCCGCCAGCACGGCGTTCATGTCGCCGGTCGGGTATCAGACCAACCTCTTTGTCTACGGTCCGGGAGGGTACGATTTCAGTGACTACGCTCGTGTCGGCGGGCCGCTCCAAGTGATTCTGGGAATCGTAACGACGCTCGGAATCGCCACGTTCTGGGGCATCTAA
- a CDS encoding universal stress protein translates to MFEQILFPTDGSDGAAFAFNHVVDLAARHDATVHILNVADTTGNGILQIRGDDIDSLEQEGDRIVSEAANRAHQRGIDTVTEVRQGEPYREIADYAETHGFDLVVMPTHGRRGLERFLLGSTCERVVRRADVPVLTIRPDDDVRVTHPYQNVLVPTDGSNCANQALAIGADVADGEDATLHLLSVIAITALGADARPDIQMGMLEENAHELLDEAAAFAENAGIETASTTVEYAPSIHKAILTHIDDHDIDLVVVGTHGRTGFDRYVLGSVTEYLVRTSPIPVLTVRAPEADTKDGSG, encoded by the coding sequence GTGTTCGAACAGATTCTCTTTCCCACTGACGGGAGTGACGGAGCAGCATTCGCTTTCAATCACGTCGTAGACCTCGCAGCCCGCCACGACGCAACAGTCCACATCCTCAACGTCGCAGATACGACGGGGAACGGTATTCTACAGATTCGAGGCGACGATATCGACTCTCTCGAACAGGAGGGAGATCGAATAGTCAGCGAGGCTGCCAACCGGGCACACCAGCGTGGAATAGACACCGTCACGGAAGTCCGCCAGGGAGAACCGTATCGCGAAATCGCCGACTACGCCGAAACACACGGATTCGATCTCGTCGTCATGCCAACGCACGGACGCCGGGGACTCGAACGGTTTCTGCTCGGTAGCACCTGCGAGCGAGTCGTCCGTCGGGCAGATGTTCCCGTACTCACGATTCGACCCGACGACGACGTCAGGGTTACTCATCCCTACCAGAACGTCCTCGTCCCCACCGACGGGAGTAACTGTGCCAATCAAGCACTCGCCATCGGCGCCGACGTCGCTGACGGTGAGGATGCAACACTGCACCTCCTATCCGTGATCGCTATCACGGCGCTGGGGGCCGATGCTCGCCCCGATATCCAGATGGGGATGTTAGAAGAGAATGCCCACGAACTGCTTGACGAGGCTGCGGCGTTCGCCGAAAACGCTGGTATCGAAACAGCGTCGACAACGGTCGAATACGCCCCCTCGATTCACAAGGCGATCCTCACTCACATCGACGACCACGACATTGACCTCGTCGTCGTCGGCACACACGGGCGTACGGGCTTCGACCGGTACGTGCTGGGAAGCGTCACCGAGTATCTTGTTCGTACATCGCCGATTCCGGTACTGACGGTCCGAGCACCCGAAGCGGACACAAAGGACGGTTCCGGGTAG
- a CDS encoding cation-translocating P-type ATPase: MSTDDVFSALATGETGLSSDEAARRLSEYGTNDIHDAERTSVFELLVSQFRDPLIYLLVVAALLSLGIGFIPGGEPNYTETAFIVLIIGVNGLFGFVQDYQATRSIEALRELASPDTTVYRDGRKQTIDAEQVVPGDIIHLEQGDAIPADARVLESDELRTSESPLTGESAPVEKATETADEETPLAERRNMVYKNTTVVKGRGSAVVVETGMETEVGGIATQLGEADDQQTPFQAEVEHLGKQIGGLVVALIVLVVAVQFLFTATDPVAILLVGITLAVAGVPEGLPAVVTFTLALGAREMVDRNALVRRLPVVESLGSVDVIVTDKTGTITENRMTVTRLYTSGSVVDLSDSTTKSEGDPGESAQSTADGDQLTTPALVPLLRCGALCNNVERTDDEYRGEPTEVALQRIADEADVEPTGERCRDIQFSSERKRMTVLVDDGAVTAYMKGAPEVVLDRCNTILEDGETHDLTDDKRQEILDQTESFAGDALRVLGFASKAIDDPSAEPDQIEDEMVFLGLQGMLDPPREGVEAAIDDCQSAGVRTVLATGDNLTTAEAVGEQVGLDPDGAVTGSDIDDQSDDQLTSTVEDIDVFARVTPDHKVRLLNALQNNGHTVVMTGDGVNDAPALTQADVGVAMGGRGTDVARQASDMILRDDNFATIRDAIREGRGIFENVRKFVNYLVSTNTGEVLVVFLGVLLGSLLFPAQFSGTSQALILTPILILWINLVADTLPALALGADPHADGLMDQPPRPPDEGVINTRVLVSILTIATLLAVTGLGLFFYALDTTGSLLRAQSLLFTFIVVVELIRIQVIRSRYDQPLRSNLWLVGAIGVSLLVHITVLYTPLHDVFQVVPLTLVEWALIAAGFVVFLLLNVVISASNNRLFESRASE, translated from the coding sequence ATGTCGACTGACGACGTCTTCTCGGCGTTGGCGACCGGTGAGACGGGACTTTCGTCCGATGAAGCGGCTCGCAGACTGTCGGAGTACGGCACGAACGACATCCACGACGCTGAACGGACATCGGTTTTCGAGCTACTTGTCTCACAGTTCCGTGACCCACTCATCTATCTCCTCGTCGTAGCAGCACTCCTGTCTCTCGGTATCGGGTTCATCCCTGGCGGTGAGCCCAATTACACCGAAACAGCGTTCATCGTTCTCATCATCGGTGTCAACGGGCTGTTCGGATTTGTTCAGGATTATCAGGCCACCCGGTCAATCGAAGCGCTTCGTGAACTCGCAAGCCCGGATACGACCGTCTACCGCGACGGGCGGAAGCAGACGATCGATGCCGAACAGGTCGTCCCCGGTGATATCATCCACCTCGAACAAGGGGATGCAATTCCAGCCGACGCTCGAGTGCTGGAGAGTGACGAGTTGCGGACGAGCGAGTCACCGCTCACTGGGGAAAGCGCACCCGTCGAGAAAGCGACCGAGACCGCAGACGAAGAGACGCCGCTGGCCGAGCGCCGCAATATGGTCTATAAGAACACAACCGTCGTGAAAGGTCGCGGAAGCGCGGTCGTCGTCGAAACCGGCATGGAGACCGAGGTCGGTGGGATCGCGACCCAGCTCGGTGAGGCTGACGATCAACAGACACCGTTTCAGGCAGAGGTCGAGCATCTCGGAAAACAGATCGGTGGGCTGGTCGTCGCGCTGATCGTCTTGGTCGTCGCGGTTCAATTTCTGTTCACCGCAACGGATCCAGTTGCCATCCTCCTCGTTGGAATCACCCTTGCCGTTGCCGGCGTACCGGAGGGATTGCCTGCAGTCGTGACGTTCACGCTGGCGTTGGGCGCACGAGAGATGGTTGACCGGAACGCGTTGGTCAGACGACTCCCGGTCGTCGAAAGTCTCGGCTCGGTCGACGTCATTGTCACCGACAAGACTGGGACGATCACTGAAAACCGGATGACAGTGACGCGGCTGTACACGTCGGGCTCCGTCGTTGATCTGTCCGATTCGACCACGAAATCGGAGGGTGATCCCGGGGAAAGCGCGCAAAGTACCGCCGACGGCGACCAACTGACGACTCCAGCACTCGTTCCACTGTTACGATGTGGCGCGCTCTGTAACAACGTCGAGCGGACGGACGACGAGTATCGTGGTGAGCCGACCGAGGTCGCCCTCCAGCGGATCGCGGACGAGGCGGATGTCGAACCCACTGGAGAGCGGTGCCGTGACATTCAGTTCTCCTCGGAACGGAAACGGATGACCGTACTCGTCGACGATGGAGCGGTGACAGCCTATATGAAGGGGGCACCGGAAGTCGTCCTAGATCGATGTAATACTATCCTCGAGGACGGTGAGACACACGATCTCACGGACGACAAACGCCAGGAAATTCTCGACCAAACGGAGTCGTTTGCCGGGGACGCGCTTCGAGTGCTGGGATTCGCGTCGAAGGCTATCGACGATCCGTCGGCCGAACCGGATCAGATCGAGGACGAAATGGTGTTTCTCGGCCTGCAGGGGATGCTCGATCCACCCCGAGAAGGGGTCGAAGCGGCCATCGACGACTGCCAATCAGCCGGTGTCCGGACTGTACTGGCGACTGGAGACAACCTCACCACGGCCGAGGCTGTCGGCGAGCAGGTCGGGCTCGATCCCGACGGTGCCGTTACGGGCAGTGACATCGACGACCAATCGGACGATCAGCTCACGAGTACGGTCGAAGATATCGATGTGTTCGCTCGAGTGACGCCAGATCACAAGGTTCGTCTGCTTAACGCGCTTCAGAACAATGGACACACTGTCGTGATGACTGGCGACGGTGTCAACGATGCGCCAGCACTCACGCAGGCGGACGTGGGGGTCGCGATGGGAGGGCGTGGTACCGACGTCGCTCGGCAGGCGTCCGATATGATTCTGCGGGACGACAACTTCGCGACAATCCGTGACGCGATCCGGGAGGGACGGGGCATCTTCGAGAACGTGCGCAAGTTCGTCAACTATCTGGTCTCGACCAACACCGGGGAGGTACTGGTGGTGTTCCTCGGCGTATTGCTTGGGAGTCTGCTCTTCCCCGCACAGTTCTCGGGGACGTCGCAAGCGTTGATTTTGACGCCGATTCTGATCCTCTGGATCAACCTCGTTGCGGATACGCTTCCCGCGCTTGCACTCGGGGCCGATCCACACGCTGATGGGCTCATGGACCAGCCACCACGACCCCCTGACGAAGGCGTGATTAACACTCGCGTGTTGGTGTCGATTCTGACGATTGCAACCCTGCTAGCAGTGACGGGCCTCGGGCTCTTCTTCTACGCCCTCGATACCACTGGGTCGCTGCTGCGAGCCCAGTCGCTACTGTTTACGTTCATCGTCGTTGTCGAGTTGATCCGTATCCAAGTTATCCGCTCGCGGTACGACCAGCCGTTGCGTTCGAATCTGTGGCTCGTCGGTGCTATCGGTGTCTCGCTCCTCGTTCACATCACAGTCCTGTATACCCCGCTTCACGACGTTTTTCAGGTCGTTCCCCTCACCCTCGTCGAGTGGGCGTTGATCGCCGCTGGATTCGTCGTTTTCCTCCTGCTCAACGTGGTCATATCCGCATCGAATAACCGACTCTTCGAGTCACGGGCATCGGAGTAA
- a CDS encoding DUF7557 family protein: protein MTYTLEISDGLKDRLDDHLEEDESYEEFITELVSIYETEGEFLQEGYSE, encoded by the coding sequence ATGACCTACACGCTCGAAATCAGCGACGGCCTCAAAGACCGACTGGACGACCACCTCGAGGAGGACGAATCGTACGAGGAGTTCATCACGGAGTTAGTTTCCATCTACGAGACGGAAGGGGAATTCCTCCAAGAGGGATATTCGGAGTGA
- a CDS encoding CBS domain-containing protein has product MDIADIVSGEYVALSPDTPVSKLVGAFDDPTVKGVVVHGDEFEGIVTRRQLATSHHQPDEKVGSLVWHVPRLAPDEDIRKVAQLMIDSDAQLLPVFDGGELAGVVTVDAILEKVRPFLDAATVAEASTADLVTLDPESTFGEALHVFRENRITHLPVVEDDTAIGILSLYDVTDLTVRSAKQSQGGDAGGTDSFGGDISASSGRAHGGFGAREGELARILDLPVRDVMVSPVRTIYPDATLETAVEEMFAIGGSSLVVTEDGRPFGIVTKTDVLDSLTWEAGGNRAVQVYGTDLLDDVQYEDVVAMIEKFDDRDHGMSVLDAKIHLHEHDEKLRGTPLLLARIRLHTDRGLYIASGEGYGASHALNEARDVLERQIRDRKTYGESKKPQTKEFWEKRFGWMLE; this is encoded by the coding sequence ATGGACATTGCCGATATCGTCTCAGGAGAGTACGTAGCGCTCTCACCGGACACGCCCGTGTCGAAGCTCGTCGGTGCGTTCGACGATCCGACCGTCAAGGGGGTCGTCGTACACGGCGACGAATTCGAGGGAATCGTCACGAGGAGACAGCTCGCCACCTCGCACCACCAACCCGACGAAAAGGTCGGTTCGCTCGTCTGGCACGTCCCCAGACTGGCCCCCGATGAGGACATCCGCAAGGTTGCCCAGCTCATGATCGACAGTGATGCACAACTCCTCCCGGTCTTCGACGGGGGCGAACTAGCGGGCGTCGTCACCGTCGATGCGATTCTGGAGAAAGTCCGGCCGTTTCTCGACGCGGCGACCGTCGCCGAGGCCTCCACTGCCGACCTCGTCACGCTCGATCCGGAGTCGACCTTCGGTGAAGCACTCCACGTGTTCCGAGAGAATCGGATTACACATCTCCCGGTCGTCGAGGACGACACCGCAATTGGCATCCTGAGCCTCTACGACGTGACCGATCTAACGGTTCGTTCCGCGAAACAGAGCCAAGGCGGCGATGCAGGTGGCACGGACTCGTTCGGCGGGGACATTTCGGCCAGTTCCGGTCGGGCTCACGGCGGTTTCGGCGCCCGGGAAGGAGAACTCGCCCGCATTTTGGATCTCCCCGTCAGGGACGTCATGGTCTCGCCGGTACGCACGATTTACCCGGACGCGACACTCGAGACGGCCGTCGAGGAGATGTTCGCCATCGGCGGATCGTCGCTCGTCGTCACGGAAGACGGCCGGCCCTTCGGTATCGTCACGAAGACCGACGTCCTCGATTCGCTCACGTGGGAGGCTGGCGGCAATCGAGCCGTCCAAGTCTATGGCACCGATTTGCTGGATGACGTGCAATACGAGGACGTCGTTGCGATGATCGAGAAGTTCGACGACCGTGACCACGGGATGTCCGTTCTAGACGCGAAGATCCACCTTCACGAACACGACGAGAAACTTCGAGGGACGCCTCTTCTGCTTGCCCGCATCCGTCTACACACGGATCGAGGGCTGTACATCGCCTCCGGAGAAGGCTATGGGGCGAGTCACGCACTCAACGAGGCACGCGACGTGCTCGAACGGCAGATTCGTGATCGCAAGACGTACGGCGAAAGCAAGAAGCCCCAGACCAAGGAGTTCTGGGAGAAGCGCTTCGGCTGGATGCTCGAATGA
- a CDS encoding DUF5828 family protein → MEERVSGFRVRGSWEDVVAHGERITRALRESDVDEDALAEWDDWRPKAHEDLGEEVSEKTVEKASLERGAGERAGQAATEDLERASEHALESIEKAEGDGPEDMLEKWEDALEHGLRAVDTTTRKAIRTLETAVYERVMTRFAPYYFDNELVSANLRETTRLEDGDEFVFQVNIHDDQLKEKVSQRLDVVEEAGRGDV, encoded by the coding sequence ATGGAAGAACGCGTCTCCGGCTTTCGTGTCCGCGGATCGTGGGAAGACGTCGTCGCACACGGTGAGCGGATCACCCGTGCGTTGCGGGAGAGCGATGTCGATGAGGACGCACTCGCCGAGTGGGACGACTGGCGGCCGAAAGCCCACGAAGACCTCGGTGAGGAAGTGAGCGAGAAGACCGTCGAGAAGGCCAGTCTCGAACGAGGTGCTGGCGAACGGGCCGGACAGGCTGCCACGGAGGATCTCGAACGGGCGAGCGAGCACGCTCTCGAATCGATCGAGAAAGCCGAAGGGGACGGCCCCGAGGACATGCTCGAGAAGTGGGAGGACGCCCTCGAACATGGGCTCCGTGCGGTCGACACGACCACGCGGAAGGCCATCCGCACGCTAGAAACAGCTGTCTACGAGCGAGTGATGACTCGATTTGCACCATATTACTTCGATAACGAACTCGTGAGTGCGAACCTTCGAGAGACGACACGGCTGGAAGATGGAGACGAGTTCGTATTCCAGGTGAACATTCACGACGACCAACTCAAAGAGAAAGTCAGCCAGCGACTCGACGTGGTCGAAGAGGCCGGCCGAGGGGACGTATGA
- a CDS encoding YgaP family membrane protein: MDKNVGGIDRTGRIVVGIVIAIAGIAALTGYWAAGAVIGGLALVIGAILLVTGTTQKCPINEAAGIDTTE; this comes from the coding sequence ATGGACAAGAACGTGGGCGGAATCGACCGAACTGGCCGCATCGTCGTGGGTATCGTCATAGCGATAGCGGGTATAGCCGCACTTACCGGCTACTGGGCTGCTGGAGCGGTGATCGGAGGGCTCGCTCTCGTTATCGGAGCGATCCTCCTCGTGACCGGAACGACACAAAAGTGTCCCATCAACGAGGCCGCAGGCATCGACACGACCGAGTGA
- a CDS encoding DUF2267 domain-containing protein, producing the protein MNFDEFTGTVQHRLELPGTGESLRAIRATLMTLGQRLPEGNAEDLAASLPVEIKWYLTGAVHEHGQRFDWQEFVSRVSDIEQADPADAAYHARVIVDIVQTLVPGSDFQQLRDSLPQSEDEENWRKLFEIVDAGGWSEAAEAQTGGGPQPDATSRDELDDVDRGSDTAE; encoded by the coding sequence ATGAACTTCGACGAATTCACCGGCACGGTACAACATCGACTCGAATTACCCGGTACCGGCGAGTCGCTCCGGGCGATCCGGGCGACACTAATGACACTTGGTCAGCGTCTTCCCGAGGGCAACGCCGAAGATCTCGCCGCGTCGCTCCCAGTAGAGATCAAGTGGTATCTGACCGGCGCGGTCCACGAACACGGCCAGCGCTTCGACTGGCAGGAATTCGTCTCGCGTGTCAGCGACATCGAACAGGCCGACCCGGCCGACGCGGCCTACCACGCTCGCGTCATCGTCGACATCGTACAGACGCTGGTTCCGGGGTCGGATTTCCAACAACTGCGCGACTCGCTCCCCCAAAGCGAGGACGAGGAGAACTGGCGCAAGCTTTTCGAAATCGTCGATGCTGGCGGATGGAGTGAAGCCGCAGAGGCACAGACAGGTGGCGGTCCCCAGCCCGACGCGACGAGTCGAGACGAACTCGACGATGTGGATCGTGGCTCCGACACAGCAGAGTAA
- a CDS encoding dienelactone hydrolase family protein yields MSQPTENRVHIPVEDVELEGMLDIPDGAEGLVVFAHGSGSSRKSPRNNFVAEVIRERGLGTLLFDLLTEEEDRIRENRFDIPLLTDRLVAVTEWLGSRTATRDLNVGYFGSSTGAASALRATARLEDEIDAVVSRGGRVDMASEVLDEITVPTLFIVGGADTQVLERNREAYDQLACEKELHVVEGAGHLFEGEGELEEVADVAADWFAESLR; encoded by the coding sequence ATGTCCCAGCCGACCGAGAATCGCGTACATATTCCGGTCGAAGATGTCGAACTCGAGGGAATGCTCGATATTCCGGACGGGGCGGAGGGACTGGTGGTCTTCGCCCACGGGAGCGGATCGAGTCGGAAGAGCCCGCGCAACAACTTCGTGGCGGAGGTCATCCGCGAACGCGGGCTCGGAACCCTCCTGTTCGACCTCCTGACCGAAGAGGAGGACCGGATCCGAGAGAATCGATTCGACATCCCGTTGTTGACGGATCGGCTCGTTGCCGTCACCGAGTGGCTGGGTTCGCGTACTGCTACTCGTGATCTGAACGTGGGCTATTTCGGATCCAGCACGGGTGCGGCGTCCGCCCTCCGAGCAACGGCTCGGCTGGAAGACGAGATCGATGCAGTCGTCTCGCGTGGCGGACGCGTCGACATGGCATCGGAGGTTCTCGACGAAATCACGGTGCCGACGCTGTTTATCGTCGGCGGCGCCGACACGCAGGTGCTCGAACGCAACCGCGAGGCCTACGACCAACTCGCCTGCGAGAAGGAACTGCACGTCGTCGAGGGCGCGGGGCATCTCTTCGAGGGCGAGGGTGAGCTCGAAGAAGTCGCTGACGTAGCGGCCGACTGGTTCGCCGAGTCGCTGCGGTGA